From a single Asticcacaulis sp. MM231 genomic region:
- a CDS encoding porin family protein: MKTLLIATAAIATLAIGTAASAQEVGKVYGSVGYSQTDNDKTGANLGSLNARVGTKITPHFGVEGEASFGTNDDKIAGNKYKLTNKAAVYGVGYLPVSPSFDLIGRVGVSDTDLKAPASAGKFEQGTALEYGVGGQYHINPEYSVRADYTRSDFQSDKGNADTATLSLVKQF, from the coding sequence ATGAAGACCCTTCTTATCGCTACCGCTGCTATCGCTACTCTGGCAATCGGCACTGCTGCTTCCGCTCAGGAGGTCGGCAAGGTGTACGGTTCGGTTGGTTATTCGCAAACCGACAATGACAAGACCGGCGCCAATCTCGGCAGCCTCAATGCCCGCGTCGGCACCAAGATCACCCCGCACTTCGGCGTTGAAGGTGAAGCCAGTTTCGGCACCAACGACGACAAGATTGCCGGCAACAAGTACAAGCTGACCAACAAGGCCGCTGTTTACGGCGTAGGTTATCTGCCGGTTTCGCCGAGCTTTGATCTGATTGGTCGCGTTGGCGTTTCCGACACCGACCTGAAGGCTCCGGCCTCGGCAGGTAAGTTCGAGCAGGGTACGGCCCTCGAATACGGTGTCGGTGGCCAGTACCACATCAATCCGGAATATTCCGTCCGCGCCGACTACACGCGCTCGGATTTCCAAAGCGACAAGGGTAACGCCGATACGGCCACCCTCAGCCTCGTGAAGCAGTTCTAG
- a CDS encoding D-Ala-D-Ala carboxypeptidase family metallohydrolase yields the protein MERGLYPKASAFKLDRWVWPHFTPLELACRCGKFCGGEYFHDPDFLDALEAVRVRIGLPLRINSARRRALHNAAVGGAPLSQHRVALAVDIDVAGWGDRARGALRKEALAAGFTGFGYGTNFLHLDRRRLTPPRTRPAQWDYNTGGMTRWMSYP from the coding sequence ATGGAGCGGGGACTTTATCCGAAAGCCTCGGCCTTCAAGCTTGACCGCTGGGTGTGGCCGCATTTCACGCCGCTCGAACTGGCCTGCCGTTGCGGTAAATTCTGTGGTGGTGAATATTTTCATGACCCGGATTTTCTCGATGCGCTGGAAGCGGTACGTGTCAGGATCGGCTTGCCTTTACGCATCAATTCAGCACGACGCCGCGCCTTGCATAACGCGGCGGTGGGCGGGGCGCCGTTATCGCAGCATCGCGTCGCTCTGGCGGTCGATATCGACGTGGCCGGCTGGGGCGATAGGGCGCGCGGCGCCTTGCGCAAAGAAGCTCTGGCGGCGGGATTTACCGGTTTCGGCTACGGCACGAATTTTCTGCACCTGGATCGCCGGCGGCTGACCCCGCCGCGCACCCGTCCGGCGCAATGGGATTACAACACTGGAGGCATGACAAGATGGATGTCCTATCCTTGA
- the murA gene encoding UDP-N-acetylglucosamine 1-carboxyvinyltransferase — protein MDRIAIEGGHPLFGDIPVSGAKNSAIKLMAASLLTSEPVRLTNMPRLADTRLLGRLLQRFGTQITESDGPDGPQTLLHTPEITSSFAPYDLVRQMRASFNVLGPLIARTGHAKVSLPGGCTIGARPVDLHLKALEALGAHIDMHEGYVFAQAPRGLKGAEIEFPFVSVGATEHALMAAVLAHGTTVMNNAACEPEIVDLAECLNAMGAKVSGAGTSTLVIEGVTSLKGADWSVICDRIEAGTYAVAGAMAGGEVRLTKVRPELISILLDKLVEAGCDVERGDNTVTIRRSGKIRPVDVTTDVYPGFATDLQAQFMALMALAEGESVIRETIFENRFMHVPELGRLGADIRVTGNEARVHGVSELRGAQVMATDLRASASLVIAGLAARGETIVNRVYHLDRGFENLEGKLSACGAVIKRLKGDEPIMEDE, from the coding sequence ATGGATCGCATTGCTATTGAGGGCGGCCACCCGCTCTTCGGAGACATCCCCGTTTCAGGCGCTAAGAACTCCGCCATCAAGCTGATGGCTGCGTCGCTGCTGACCTCCGAACCCGTGCGACTGACGAATATGCCGCGTCTGGCCGATACGCGCCTGCTCGGCCGCCTGCTGCAACGCTTCGGCACCCAGATTACTGAATCGGACGGGCCGGACGGTCCGCAGACCTTGCTGCATACGCCTGAAATCACCTCGTCCTTCGCACCCTATGATCTGGTGCGCCAGATGCGCGCCTCCTTCAATGTGCTGGGGCCTCTGATCGCCCGCACCGGCCACGCCAAGGTGTCCTTGCCCGGCGGCTGCACCATCGGCGCGCGCCCGGTCGATCTGCACCTGAAGGCGCTGGAAGCGCTTGGCGCCCATATCGACATGCACGAAGGCTATGTCTTCGCCCAGGCACCGCGTGGCCTGAAAGGCGCTGAGATCGAGTTTCCTTTCGTTTCGGTCGGTGCCACCGAGCACGCCCTGATGGCCGCCGTCCTGGCCCATGGCACGACCGTGATGAACAACGCCGCCTGCGAGCCAGAAATTGTTGATCTCGCCGAATGCCTGAACGCCATGGGCGCCAAGGTCAGCGGGGCAGGGACCAGCACCCTCGTCATCGAAGGCGTCACCAGCCTCAAGGGCGCCGACTGGTCGGTGATCTGCGATCGTATCGAAGCCGGCACCTATGCCGTGGCCGGCGCCATGGCCGGCGGCGAAGTACGCCTGACCAAGGTACGCCCCGAACTTATTTCCATCCTGCTCGATAAGCTGGTCGAAGCCGGTTGCGACGTTGAGCGCGGCGATAATACCGTCACTATCCGGCGTTCGGGCAAGATACGCCCCGTTGATGTCACGACCGACGTCTATCCCGGTTTTGCCACCGACCTGCAGGCGCAATTCATGGCGCTGATGGCCCTGGCCGAGGGCGAGAGCGTCATCCGCGAAACCATCTTCGAGAACCGCTTCATGCACGTGCCGGAACTGGGCCGTCTTGGCGCAGATATCCGCGTCACTGGCAATGAGGCGCGCGTCCACGGCGTCAGCGAGCTGCGTGGCGCACAGGTGATGGCGACCGATCTGCGCGCCTCGGCTTCGCTCGTGATCGCCGGATTGGCGGCGCGTGGCGAAACCATCGTCAATCGCGTTTATCACCTGGATCGTGGCTTTGAAAATCTCGAAGGCAAGCTGTCGGCCTGTGGCGCGGTGATCAAGCGTCTCAAGGGTGATGAGCCCATCATGGAAGACGAATAG
- a CDS encoding DUF2948 family protein, whose amino-acid sequence MGLFGLGKAPAKPLRLIAHEADDLPAISALVQDAALRVGDIAYDPTGRHLTLRMNCFCHEAGGAMPLRAPSVLRISDVTAIKRRGIDLTQTQGALSLLDISAEALEAPAFALTLRFAGGTDKDIRLEVECLDVLLLDLAAPRSAKSTPLHEL is encoded by the coding sequence ATGGGACTTTTCGGGCTAGGTAAGGCGCCTGCCAAGCCTCTGCGCCTGATCGCGCATGAGGCAGATGACCTGCCGGCTATCTCCGCCCTTGTGCAGGATGCGGCCCTGCGTGTCGGCGATATTGCCTATGACCCCACGGGCCGCCATCTGACCCTGCGTATGAATTGCTTTTGCCATGAAGCCGGTGGTGCCATGCCCCTGCGAGCGCCCTCGGTTCTGCGCATCAGCGATGTCACCGCCATTAAGCGGCGCGGCATCGATCTGACGCAAACCCAGGGTGCGCTCAGCCTGCTCGATATATCCGCCGAAGCGCTGGAAGCGCCCGCCTTCGCCCTGACGCTGCGCTTTGCCGGCGGGACGGATAAGGATATCCGCCTTGAGGTCGAGTGTCTCGATGTCCTGCTGCTTGATCTGGCCGCGCCGCGCAGCGCCAAGAGCACGCCGCTTCACGAACTCTGA
- the infA gene encoding translation initiation factor IF-1, translated as MAKEELLEFPGTVIELLPNATFRVKLEESGHEIIAHTAGKMRKNRIRVLAGDRILVEMTPYDLTKGRITYRFK; from the coding sequence ATGGCAAAAGAAGAGCTTTTAGAATTTCCGGGTACTGTGATCGAACTGCTTCCCAACGCGACGTTCCGCGTGAAGCTGGAAGAAAGCGGCCACGAAATTATCGCCCACACTGCGGGCAAGATGCGCAAGAACCGTATCCGCGTGCTGGCCGGCGACCGCATTCTGGTCGAAATGACGCCTTATGACCTGACCAAGGGTCGTATTACCTACCGCTTCAAGTAA
- a CDS encoding UPF0262 family protein produces MRLARIDIDEASLSAPSDQVEHERKVAMFDLIEKNRFEPEGAVEAGSEGPFDLRLALEDNRLVFDITGPDFARKIMLSLAPFKTMLRDYRMICESYYEALKNATPAQIESIDMGRRGVHNEGAELLTERLKGKVAIDHETGRRLFTLVNALVRS; encoded by the coding sequence ATGCGCCTTGCCCGTATCGATATCGACGAAGCCTCTCTGAGCGCCCCTTCCGATCAGGTCGAGCACGAGCGCAAGGTGGCGATGTTTGATCTGATTGAGAAGAACAGGTTCGAGCCTGAAGGCGCCGTCGAAGCCGGTTCGGAAGGCCCCTTCGATCTGCGGCTGGCTCTGGAAGACAACCGGCTGGTCTTCGATATTACCGGCCCTGACTTCGCCCGCAAGATCATGCTGTCCCTGGCGCCCTTCAAAACCATGCTGCGCGATTATCGCATGATCTGCGAGAGCTATTACGAAGCCTTAAAAAATGCCACGCCCGCGCAGATCGAGTCGATCGATATGGGGCGTCGCGGTGTCCATAACGAAGGTGCCGAGCTTTTGACTGAGCGCCTTAAGGGCAAGGTAGCTATTGACCACGAGACAGGGCGGCGGTTATTCACGCTTGTTAATGCCTTGGTGCGCAGCTAA